A single window of Flavobacterium aestivum DNA harbors:
- a CDS encoding non-ribosomal peptide synthetase, protein MNVYSFLKELKSKGVQLNLNNGKLEVQAPEGVLTSDLVERLKNSKEDIIDLLQQLGNEEHSLEIPVAVERENYPLSFSQNRLWVLDQFDQVSTVFNMAMHYRLSGAIDEQLFAKAFEILVSRHEILRTRFVYEEGQPYQQILQNALEGISLESLDYSNKENSNQLVLNKAKEIAESKFDLYNDPLLKVAFIKVAEEHYFLSLCIHHIISDEWSMKILVRDIIAIYVGLKKDAKAILEPLRIQFKDYASWELENIKNENASKHYWLKKLDGALPILELASDSIRPAIQTYNGNEVSVQISKENSLQFHELLEKQGTTLFMGAMSLVYTLLYRYSGNNDIILGAPVSGRKHADLENQIGFYINTLALRQNIDGDAGFITLLQNVKQNILEGYQHQSYPFDLLVNELSVQRNPSRSPLFDVMVVVEDEGKDNLTKFEGVAIEEVHLEKKLSKYDLTFWFKESSSGQISVHIEYNTDIYSNERIKRLGVHLEKLLESVVTDTSSSLDKLPLIGAEEQRILLEDYQGEIIAQSSDETLISLFEAQVDKQRNALALSYDSITLNYQELEERSNQLAHYLQTKHHIGKGSIVGIMQDRSEDLIISILGVLKAGGAYLPIDRNYPSDRVEYMLSDGKVSLLLTDIEISEYEVTSNNITNLKEELGTYPKTRLNVSLNGEDLAYIIYTSGSTGRPKGVMIRHSSVVNLLRSIIDIVGITNQDKLLAIATFTFDISVFDFFMPLCVGSSVIIASSNVITDPVLLSEMIDENDITFLQTTPSIWNVLLETGWKASTSLKKIATGEFLPVALGTRLLEMPGEFYNLYGPTEATIWSTYQHIQEVKDLYSIGKPIGNTTIYILDKHGQILPHGVIGNLFIGGKGIAKGYTDNELTTKKFIKNPLNNDEIIYDTGDLCQWDFNGRLIYLGRSDNQIKLRGYRIELGEIESLLQADSQVNQAVVVVKGDFLLAYVTGKEKIDTDHLKTLLLSKLPAYMVPAHILQLEEFPLTHSGKIDKSALQLPKELSTKNYIAPETETEQLLATIWSELLLASQVGIEDNFFELGGNSLKAIQLITRLRNDASLQVSIETIFRNPILRNLAKQIKGIQPKETVVIPKIALQDDYELSKAQRGTWLQVQRQPKAPIFNIFNIYQLKGALNREALQESFNELINRHESLRTIFVSKGVEPRQKIVSREEYNFSIEYKEAKDSNSVIAEFTNYVFDLSKGPLFKGTIVQNDVNNQELFFSIHHIISDEWSMQILVRDLISYYNTLVLGQDVLLEPLSIQYKDYAAWQSSILGSTEFELSRNYWKTHLLDAPRIELASDRPRPAVMSNQGLQHYFSFSKEASAGLKAVCADSGCTLFMGVSAIVYALLYRYTGQSDITLGTPVAGRNHADLENQIGLYINTLALRAQFKGDDNFKDLLANVKETSISGFNHQSYPFDVLVEDLDSSLQKNRTPLFDVVVILQNVDLQFMKSLKMEGIEIEGKDFDLKVSKSDLRFEFIEREDYIECSIEYNTDLYDEARIVRMTVHMENLLTTILENQDQPLKEIDYLEETDTETSKWFEKPVQKVAPQYIHKNFEDIVSLYPNHTALVESSGNTSYASLNAFANQLSGLLLGIGLSADDSVGVLLSSGKELIGSLLSCLKTGIIYVPLSNGFSQARMQQAVSETSMKVLITDDASWSEFQSLSISHEFSHVLVFKASGSSLLGDLGLGNLDLISLEKTSLEVYQVTSSGDYIVSDYRLEHYSEENINVDYPVDNSSYIFYSSGTTGKSKAIVGSQESISHYINWHKNTFGFDTQSRVSQIASVTFDASLKDILTSLISGSSLCIPAKKTRENMVLLAGWLLEEKVTILQTVPSLFRLLTNSLLEQNLSLQDVKEVVLAGEKLYGRDVELWRSIPGHSARMSNLYGLTETTVLKSCYHIPNENLDPGTVLPVGQAIDNSMIAVINDSGLSMWGEIGEVYIKSPYVSKGYLDQELTTNLFVQNPLVTDRKDLVCKTGDLGRYDNNGNLEILGRIDDQIKLHGVRVELDGIRSSLLNLEGIGQVELVLHTDTTADSLLCYYSGTEYGSGELRLLLSATLDRSCIPDYFIYIEEFPLTLNGKVDKRVLPKPSELLRGSNYEAPNGPIETSLSGIWAELLSVPQSSIGRNDSFFDLGGSSLKAMQLITHVYKKHDVQLTIADIFNYSELKAQASLISNSKSKSAYNPIPKTAIQNDYALSHAQRRMWLIEQQIEELSPFNGIDIYRLEGNLDIEALTKSFRKLIDRHESLRTIFILKDGEPRQKILKSSDVEVNIEAIDISTAPERRNILVQELRGPRFDLSQWPLFRVKLLSYGSNIYDLVFVDHHIISDEWSLQVLVRDLVSYYNALVSEQEVFLEPLPLPIQYKDYVAWQYSDIGSAQYETSGNYWKTHLSDAPRIELASDRPRPAVMNYHGEQYHFSFTNEASAGLKEICADSGCTLFMGVSALVYTLLYRYTGQSDITLGTPVAGRNHTDLENQIGLYINTLALRAQFKGDDSFKELLAHVKQVCLAGFSHQTYPFDALVEDLGSNPAPLFDVVIILQNVDLQLMSSLEMEGLKVTSANEELKISKGDLRFQFTEGEDCIECNIEYNTDLYDSDRIARMQSHIENLLSEILSTPKASMKELTYLGEEELSSTDWFEKPVQKVAPQYIHKNFEDIVSLYPSHTALVESSGNTSYASLNSFANQLSGLLLDIGISADDSAGVLLSSGKELIGSLLSCLKTGITYVPLSNGFSQARMQQAVSETSMKVLITDDVSWLEFQSQGISHEFSHVLVFKASGSSLLGDLGLGNLDLISLEKTSLEVYQVTSSGDYIVSDYRLEHYSEENINVYYPVDNSSYIFYSSGTTGKSKAIVGNQESISHYVNWHKNTFGFDTESRVSQIASVTFDASLKDILTSLISGSSLCIPAKKTRENMVLLVGWLLEEKVTILQTVPSLFRLLTNSLTEQNLSLKEVKEVVLAGEKLYGRDVELWRSISGHSARMSNLYGLTETTVLKSCYHIPNEDLDPGTVLPVGQAIDNSMIAVINDSGLSMWGEIGEVYIKSPYVSKGYLDQELTTVLFVQNPLVTDHKDLVCKTGDLGRYDSSGNLEILGRIDDQIKLHGVRVELDGIRSSLLNLEGIGQVELVLHTDNTVDSLLCYYSGTEYGSSELRLLLSATLDRSNIPDYFIYIEEFPLTLNGKVDKRSLPKPSELLRGSNYEAPNGAIETSLSGIWAELLSIPQSSIGRNDSFFDLGGSSLKAIQLISRIYKQYEVQLSIGEIFNHSSLKMQASLIAESKGDTVYSSIKQVAEQEDYALSHAQRRTWLIEQQIEGISPFNGIQVYRLKGNLDVEALTKSFRALIERHESLRTIFILKDGEARQKILKNSDVAIHIETIDISAAPELRDTILEKLRNDRFDLSQWPLFRVKVLSYGSNTYDLAFVDHHIISDEWSLQILVRDLVSYYNGFILGEESSLETLQIQYKDYAAWQSSDVGSTQFETSANYWKTHLLDAPRIELASDRPRPAVMSHQGAQEHFSFSKEASTGLKAICSELECTLFMGVSALVYTLLYRYTGQSDITLGTPVAGRDHTDLENQIGLYLNTVALRAQFSGEDNFRELLAHIKQISVAGFSHQTFPFDLLVEQLHSDVSKNRSPIFDVVVILQNIDLQLMESLEMEGLEVSSANEESKISKGDLRFQFIDREDYLEGNIEYSTDLYDSDRIKRMVADINNLAIDIIEKQSVAIRKLNFLSEIQTKKIAAKRASFADDLLEDY, encoded by the coding sequence ATGAATGTATATTCGTTTTTAAAAGAATTAAAATCTAAAGGGGTTCAGTTAAATCTCAATAACGGAAAATTAGAAGTACAGGCTCCAGAAGGAGTATTGACGTCTGATCTTGTTGAACGCTTAAAAAATAGCAAGGAAGACATTATTGATCTATTGCAACAGCTAGGAAATGAAGAACATTCATTAGAAATCCCAGTTGCGGTAGAGAGAGAAAATTATCCACTATCATTTTCACAAAATAGATTGTGGGTTTTAGATCAATTTGATCAAGTTTCAACAGTTTTTAATATGGCAATGCATTATCGTTTAAGCGGAGCTATTGATGAACAACTATTTGCAAAAGCATTTGAAATTTTAGTTTCAAGACATGAAATTTTGCGAACCCGATTTGTATATGAAGAAGGACAACCTTACCAACAGATATTACAAAATGCGTTGGAAGGAATTTCTTTAGAGAGCTTAGATTATTCGAATAAAGAAAATTCAAACCAACTTGTATTAAATAAAGCAAAAGAAATAGCAGAATCAAAATTTGATTTATACAATGATCCGTTATTAAAAGTTGCGTTTATAAAAGTTGCAGAGGAACATTATTTTCTATCATTATGTATACATCATATCATTTCTGATGAATGGTCGATGAAAATCTTAGTAAGAGATATTATTGCAATATACGTTGGATTAAAAAAGGATGCAAAAGCTATTTTGGAGCCTTTGAGAATACAATTCAAGGACTACGCAAGTTGGGAATTAGAAAATATAAAGAACGAAAATGCAAGTAAACACTATTGGTTAAAAAAACTGGACGGTGCCCTTCCTATATTAGAATTAGCCTCAGATAGTATTCGTCCTGCAATACAAACGTATAATGGTAATGAAGTTTCGGTACAAATTTCAAAAGAAAACAGTCTACAATTTCATGAGCTATTAGAAAAACAAGGAACTACACTATTCATGGGAGCCATGTCACTTGTATATACTTTATTATACAGATATAGTGGTAATAACGATATTATTCTGGGAGCGCCAGTATCGGGACGTAAACATGCAGACTTAGAAAATCAGATCGGTTTTTATATCAATACACTGGCATTAAGACAAAATATTGATGGCGATGCAGGTTTTATAACATTACTTCAAAATGTTAAACAAAATATCCTAGAAGGTTACCAACATCAATCTTATCCATTTGATTTATTAGTTAACGAATTATCAGTACAAAGAAATCCGTCAAGATCACCACTATTTGATGTAATGGTTGTTGTTGAAGATGAAGGAAAAGACAACTTAACCAAATTTGAAGGTGTTGCGATTGAAGAAGTGCATTTAGAAAAAAAACTAAGTAAGTACGATCTAACCTTTTGGTTCAAAGAAAGTTCGTCAGGACAAATCAGCGTACACATAGAATACAACACTGATATTTACAGCAATGAGCGCATTAAGCGACTAGGTGTTCATTTAGAAAAATTATTAGAAAGTGTAGTTACCGATACTTCTTCTTCATTAGATAAATTACCATTAATAGGTGCAGAAGAACAAAGAATATTACTGGAAGACTATCAGGGAGAAATTATAGCACAATCTTCGGATGAAACCTTGATATCACTTTTTGAAGCGCAAGTAGATAAACAAAGAAATGCATTAGCTTTAAGCTACGACAGCATCACGCTTAATTATCAGGAATTAGAAGAACGTTCCAACCAATTGGCACATTACTTACAAACCAAACATCATATTGGTAAAGGAAGTATTGTAGGTATCATGCAGGATAGGAGTGAGGATTTAATAATCAGTATTTTAGGAGTATTAAAAGCGGGGGGAGCCTACTTACCAATAGATCGTAACTATCCATCAGATCGGGTAGAGTATATGCTAAGCGATGGGAAAGTATCATTGTTGCTTACCGATATAGAGATATCGGAATATGAAGTGACAAGTAACAATATTACCAATCTAAAAGAAGAATTAGGAACTTATCCAAAGACACGATTAAATGTATCACTAAACGGGGAAGATCTAGCATACATTATCTACACATCCGGTTCTACAGGAAGACCAAAAGGGGTGATGATTAGGCATAGTTCGGTGGTTAATTTACTAAGATCGATTATCGATATAGTAGGTATTACAAACCAAGACAAGCTACTGGCTATTGCAACTTTTACATTTGATATATCTGTATTTGATTTTTTCATGCCATTATGCGTAGGCAGTTCGGTTATCATAGCTTCAAGCAATGTAATTACAGATCCAGTATTATTATCTGAGATGATTGATGAAAATGATATTACGTTTCTGCAAACGACTCCAAGTATTTGGAACGTACTTCTAGAAACAGGTTGGAAAGCATCAACTTCATTGAAAAAAATAGCTACAGGAGAATTTTTACCAGTTGCATTAGGAACTCGTTTGCTAGAAATGCCCGGGGAATTTTACAACTTGTATGGTCCGACAGAAGCAACAATTTGGTCAACATATCAGCATATTCAGGAAGTAAAAGATTTATATTCAATAGGAAAACCTATAGGTAATACAACCATTTACATATTAGATAAACATGGACAAATTTTGCCACATGGAGTAATAGGAAACTTATTTATTGGTGGTAAAGGAATTGCAAAAGGATATACGGATAATGAATTAACAACAAAAAAGTTTATAAAAAATCCTCTTAATAATGACGAAATCATTTATGATACAGGTGATTTATGTCAATGGGATTTTAACGGAAGATTGATATATCTAGGAAGAAGTGATAATCAGATTAAACTTAGAGGATACCGCATTGAGTTGGGTGAAATCGAATCATTATTACAAGCGGATTCGCAAGTAAATCAGGCGGTTGTAGTCGTAAAAGGAGATTTCCTTTTAGCATACGTGACAGGAAAAGAAAAAATTGACACAGACCATTTAAAAACACTACTGCTAAGCAAGTTGCCAGCTTATATGGTGCCAGCTCATATACTACAATTAGAAGAGTTTCCATTAACACATAGTGGCAAGATTGACAAATCAGCATTACAACTTCCAAAAGAGTTATCTACAAAAAACTACATTGCACCAGAAACAGAGACAGAACAACTGTTAGCCACAATTTGGTCAGAATTATTATTAGCTTCCCAAGTAGGAATAGAAGACAACTTTTTCGAGTTAGGAGGAAACTCTCTCAAGGCAATACAATTAATTACAAGATTAAGAAATGATGCTTCCCTACAAGTAAGCATAGAGACTATTTTTAGAAACCCAATTCTAAGAAATCTTGCCAAACAAATTAAAGGAATACAGCCAAAAGAAACAGTAGTAATACCAAAAATAGCATTACAAGACGATTACGAATTATCAAAAGCGCAACGCGGAACTTGGTTACAGGTACAAAGACAACCAAAAGCGCCGATATTCAACATATTTAATATTTATCAGTTAAAAGGAGCTTTAAATCGTGAAGCATTACAGGAATCTTTTAACGAATTAATAAACCGTCATGAAAGTTTAAGAACAATCTTTGTTTCAAAAGGAGTAGAACCCCGCCAGAAGATTGTATCAAGAGAAGAATATAATTTTTCTATTGAATATAAAGAAGCAAAAGACAGTAATTCAGTAATTGCAGAATTCACAAATTATGTTTTTGATTTAAGCAAAGGGCCACTTTTTAAAGGAACAATCGTACAAAACGATGTCAATAATCAAGAACTATTCTTCTCCATACATCATATCATTTCTGATGAATGGTCAATGCAAATTTTAGTTCGTGATTTAATAAGTTATTATAATACATTAGTATTAGGGCAAGATGTTTTATTAGAACCATTGTCTATTCAATATAAAGATTATGCCGCTTGGCAATCTTCAATTTTAGGAAGTACTGAATTTGAATTATCTCGTAACTATTGGAAAACGCATTTATTAGATGCACCAAGAATAGAATTAGCATCAGATCGTCCGCGTCCTGCAGTAATGAGCAATCAGGGACTACAACACTATTTTTCATTCTCAAAAGAAGCTAGTGCAGGATTAAAAGCAGTTTGTGCAGATTCTGGATGCACCTTATTTATGGGAGTTAGTGCAATAGTGTATGCTTTATTGTATCGTTATACAGGACAATCGGATATTACTTTAGGGACACCGGTTGCGGGAAGAAATCATGCGGATTTAGAGAATCAAATCGGTCTGTATATAAACACCTTGGCATTGCGAGCCCAATTCAAAGGTGATGATAATTTCAAAGATTTATTGGCTAATGTAAAAGAAACCAGTATTTCGGGTTTCAATCATCAGTCATATCCGTTTGATGTATTGGTTGAAGATTTAGACAGTTCTTTACAAAAAAATCGTACTCCACTATTTGATGTAGTTGTTATTTTACAGAACGTAGATTTACAATTCATGAAATCGCTGAAGATGGAAGGAATTGAAATTGAGGGGAAAGATTTTGATTTAAAAGTAAGCAAAAGCGATCTCCGATTTGAATTTATTGAACGCGAAGATTACATAGAATGTAGTATTGAATACAATACGGACTTATATGATGAAGCGCGTATTGTACGTATGACAGTTCATATGGAAAATCTATTGACAACCATTCTGGAAAATCAAGATCAACCATTAAAAGAAATAGACTACTTAGAGGAAACTGATACAGAAACTTCAAAATGGTTTGAAAAGCCTGTACAAAAAGTAGCTCCACAATACATTCACAAAAACTTCGAGGATATAGTATCACTTTATCCAAATCATACGGCATTAGTAGAGTCAAGTGGTAATACGAGTTATGCATCTTTAAATGCATTTGCAAACCAGTTGAGTGGTTTGTTGTTAGGCATCGGTCTGTCAGCAGATGATTCAGTAGGTGTATTACTATCCAGTGGAAAAGAACTCATAGGAAGTTTGCTATCATGCTTGAAAACAGGAATAATCTACGTTCCCTTATCGAATGGTTTCTCGCAGGCACGAATGCAGCAAGCCGTTTCAGAAACCTCGATGAAAGTATTAATTACTGACGATGCATCTTGGTCAGAGTTCCAAAGTCTGAGTATTAGTCATGAATTTAGTCATGTATTGGTATTTAAAGCATCCGGCTCTTCACTTTTGGGAGATTTAGGATTAGGAAATTTAGATTTGATCTCACTGGAGAAAACTAGTTTAGAGGTATATCAAGTAACTTCTTCCGGTGATTATATAGTATCGGATTATAGATTAGAGCATTATAGTGAAGAGAATATCAATGTCGATTATCCAGTTGATAACAGCAGTTATATATTTTACAGTTCGGGAACAACAGGAAAATCGAAAGCGATAGTCGGCAGTCAGGAAAGTATATCACATTATATCAACTGGCACAAAAACACATTTGGGTTTGATACCCAAAGTCGTGTAAGCCAAATAGCATCGGTAACTTTTGACGCAAGTTTAAAAGATATCTTGACGAGTTTAATTTCAGGAAGCAGTTTGTGTATTCCAGCAAAGAAAACACGTGAGAATATGGTTTTGTTGGCAGGTTGGCTTTTAGAAGAGAAAGTGACCATTCTGCAAACCGTTCCATCTTTATTCCGATTATTGACTAATAGTTTATTGGAACAGAATCTATCTTTACAGGATGTAAAAGAAGTGGTTCTGGCTGGAGAAAAATTATACGGACGTGATGTAGAATTATGGCGTTCTATTCCAGGACATTCAGCTCGCATGAGTAATTTGTACGGACTAACGGAAACAACGGTTTTAAAAAGTTGCTATCATATTCCAAATGAAAATTTAGACCCTGGTACAGTTTTACCGGTTGGACAAGCAATCGATAATAGCATGATAGCCGTAATCAACGATAGCGGACTTAGTATGTGGGGAGAAATTGGCGAAGTGTATATCAAAAGTCCCTATGTAAGCAAAGGATACTTGGATCAGGAACTTACAACAAACTTATTTGTACAGAATCCATTGGTTACAGATCGCAAAGATTTGGTTTGCAAAACAGGAGACTTAGGTCGTTATGACAACAACGGAAACTTAGAAATACTGGGCAGAATAGACGATCAGATCAAACTTCATGGGGTAAGGGTAGAGCTTGACGGAATTCGCAGTTCTTTATTAAACCTAGAGGGAATAGGTCAGGTAGAATTAGTATTGCATACTGATACTACCGCGGATTCATTACTTTGTTATTACAGCGGAACAGAATACGGTTCGGGAGAATTGCGTTTGCTTTTATCGGCAACCTTAGATCGTAGCTGTATACCGGATTACTTTATTTATATCGAAGAATTTCCACTGACTTTAAACGGAAAAGTAGACAAACGTGTTCTACCAAAACCATCCGAATTATTGCGAGGCAGTAATTACGAAGCGCCAAACGGACCAATCGAAACCTCACTAAGCGGTATTTGGGCAGAACTATTGAGTGTACCCCAAAGCAGTATTGGCAGAAACGATTCCTTTTTTGATTTAGGAGGTTCGTCTTTAAAAGCAATGCAATTAATTACGCATGTATATAAAAAACACGATGTACAATTGACTATTGCGGATATCTTCAATTACTCAGAATTAAAAGCACAAGCTTCACTAATATCAAATTCTAAAAGTAAATCAGCATATAATCCCATACCAAAAACCGCTATACAAAACGATTATGCATTGTCACATGCACAACGCCGTATGTGGTTGATTGAACAGCAAATAGAAGAACTTTCACCATTTAATGGTATAGATATTTATCGTTTAGAAGGAAATTTAGACATCGAGGCTTTAACTAAATCATTTAGAAAATTAATTGATCGTCACGAAAGTTTACGAACGATATTTATTCTAAAAGATGGTGAACCACGTCAGAAAATATTAAAAAGCAGTGATGTTGAGGTAAATATAGAAGCCATAGACATTAGTACAGCTCCTGAGCGTAGAAACATACTCGTACAAGAATTAAGAGGACCACGTTTTGATCTGAGTCAATGGCCATTATTCAGGGTAAAATTACTTTCATACGGATCAAACATATATGATTTAGTTTTTGTAGATCATCATATTATTTCTGATGAATGGTCTCTGCAAGTTTTAGTTCGTGATTTAGTGAGTTATTACAATGCATTGGTGTCAGAACAAGAAGTTTTCCTGGAACCATTGCCATTGCCTATTCAGTATAAAGATTACGTGGCTTGGCAGTACTCGGATATTGGTAGTGCTCAATATGAAACTTCCGGAAATTATTGGAAAACACATTTATCAGACGCACCAAGAATAGAATTAGCATCAGATCGTCCACGTCCCGCAGTAATGAACTATCATGGTGAACAATATCATTTTTCATTCACAAACGAAGCAAGTGCAGGATTAAAAGAAATATGTGCTGATTCAGGATGTACTTTATTTATGGGAGTTAGTGCTTTGGTTTACACATTACTATATCGTTACACGGGACAATCAGATATTACTTTGGGAACGCCGGTTGCGGGAAGAAATCATACTGATTTAGAGAATCAAATAGGTTTGTATATAAATACTTTGGCATTACGAGCACAATTTAAAGGCGATGATAGTTTCAAAGAATTATTGGCACATGTAAAGCAAGTATGCTTAGCAGGATTCAGTCACCAAACGTATCCGTTTGACGCATTAGTTGAAGATTTAGGAAGCAATCCTGCACCATTATTTGATGTAGTAATCATTTTGCAAAATGTAGACTTGCAATTGATGAGCTCGTTAGAAATGGAAGGTTTGAAAGTAACATCTGCCAACGAAGAATTAAAAATCAGTAAAGGCGATTTACGTTTTCAGTTTACAGAAGGCGAAGATTGTATAGAATGTAATATTGAATACAATACTGATTTATATGATAGTGATCGAATAGCTCGTATGCAAAGTCATATAGAAAACTTATTATCAGAAATTTTAAGTACGCCTAAAGCTTCGATGAAAGAGCTAACCTATTTAGGAGAAGAAGAATTGTCTTCAACAGATTGGTTTGAAAAGCCAGTACAAAAAGTAGCTCCACAATACATTCACAAAAACTTCGAGGATATAGTATCACTTTATCCTAGCCATACGGCATTAGTAGAGTCAAGTGGTAATACGAGTTATGCATCTTTAAATTCATTTGCAAACCAGTTGAGTGGTTTGTTGTTAGATATAGGTATCTCTGCAGATGATTCAGCAGGTGTATTACTATCCAGCGGAAAAGAACTCATAGGAAGTTTGTTATCATGTCTAAAAACAGGAATTACTTATGTGCCCTTATCGAATGGTTTCTCGCAGGCACGAATGCAACAGGCAGTTTCAGAAACCTCGATGAAAGTATTGATTACTGATGATGTTTCATGGCTAGAGTTTCAAAGTCAGGGTATAAGTCATGAATTTAGTCATGTATTGGTATTTAAAGCCTCAGGATCTTCACTATTGGGAGATTTAGGACTAGGAAATTTAGATTTAATCTCGCTAGAAAAGACCAGTTTAGAGGTATATCAAGTAACTTCTTCTGGTGACTATATAGTATCGGATTATAGATTAGAGCATTACAGTGAAGAAAATATCAATGTTTATTATCCGGTTGATAACAGCAGTTATATATTTTACAGTTCGGGAACAACAGGAAAATCGAAAGCGATAGTTGGGAATCAGGAAAGTATCTCCCATTATGTGAACTGGCACAAAAACACATTTGGGTTTGATACCGAGAGTCGTGTAAGCCAAATCGCATCAGTAACTTTTGATGCAAGTTTAAAAGATATCCTGACGAGTTTAATTTCGGGAAGCAGTTTGTGTATTCCTGCAAAGAAAACACGAGAGAATATGGTTCTGTTGGTAGGTTGGTTATTAGAAGAGAAAGTGACCATTCTGCAAACCGTTCCATCTTTATTCAGATTATTGACGAATAGCTTGACAGAACAAAATCTATCTTTAAAAGAGGTGAAAGAAGTAGTTCTGGCCGGAGAGAAATTATACGGACGTGATGTAGAATTATGGCGTTCCATTTCAGGACATTCAGCCCGTATGAGTAATTTGTACGGACTTACGGAGACAACCGTTTTAAAAAGCTGTTATCATATTCCAAATGAGGATTTAGATCCCGGCACCGTTTTACCGGTTGGACAAGCGATTGATAATAGCATGATAGCCGTAATCAACGATAGCGGACTCAGTATGTGGGGAGAAATCGGCGAAGTGTATATCAAAAGTCCCTATGTAAGCAAAGGATATCTAGATCAGGAGCTAACCACAGTTTTATTTGTACAGAACCCATTGGTTACAGATCACAAAGATCTAGTTTGCAAAACAGGAGATTTGGGCCGTTATGACAGTTCAGGCAATTTAGAAATTCTGGGTAGAATAGACGATCAGATCAAACTTCATGGAGTAAGGGTAGAGCTTGACGGGATTCGCAGTTCATTATTAAATTTAGAAGGAATTGGTCAGGTAGAACTGGTATTGCATACGGATAATACTGTAGATTCATTGCTTTGTTATTACAGCGGAACAGAATACGGATCAAGTGAATTGCGTTTGCTTTTATCGGCAACATTAGACCGTAGCAATATACCGGATTACTTTATTTATATAGAAGAATTTCCACTGACTTTAAACGGAAAAGTCGACAAACGTTCCTTGCCAAAACCATCCGAATTATTGCGAGGCAGTAATTACGAAGCGCCAAACGGAGCAATCGAAACCTCACTAAGCGGCATTTGGGCAGAACTTTTGAGTATTCCTCAAAGCAGTATTGGCAGAAACGATTCTTTCTTTGATTTAGGTGGATCGTCTTTAAAAGCGATTCAATTAATCTCCAGAATATACAAGCAATACGAAGTACAACTGAGTATAGGAGAGATTTTCAATCATTCTTCTTTAAAAATGCAGGCATCATTAATAGCGGAATCAAAAGGAGATACCGTATACAGTTCCATAAAACAAGTGGCGGAACAGGAAGATTATGCATTGTCACATGCACAACGTCGTACATGGCTTATCGAACAGCAAATAGAAGGCATTTCACCATTTAATGGAATACAAGTATATCGTTTAAAAGGAAACTTGGATGTTGAGGCTTTGACCAAATCTTTTAGGGCATTAATTGAACGTCATGAGAGTCTGCGAACGATATTTATCCTAAAAGATGGTGAAGCACGTCAGAAAATATTAAAAAACAGTGATGTTGCAATACACATAGAAACTATTGACATCAGTGCAGCTCCTGAGCTTAGAGATACCATATTAGAAAAATTAAGGAACGACCGTTTTGATCTGAGTCAATGGCCGTTATTTAGAGTAAAAGTACTTTCGTACGGATCAAACACCTATGATTTAGCTTTTGTAGATCATCATATTATTTCTGACGAATGGTCATTACAAATACTAGTTCGTGATTTAGTAAGCTATTATAATGGATTCATATTAGGAGAAGAATCTTCTTTGGAAACACTGCAAATTCAATATAAAGATTATGCAGCATGGCAATCTTCGGACGTTGGAAGTACTCAATTTGAAACATCTGCTAACTATTGGAAAACACATTTATTAGACGCACCAAGAATAGAATTGGCATCAGATCGTCCGCGTCCGGCAGTAATGAGTCATCAGGGAGCGCAAGAACATTTTTCATTTTCTAAAGAAGCAAGTACAGGATTAAAAGCAATATGTTCTGAACTGGAGTGTACTTTGTTTATGGGAGTTAGTGCTTTGGTTTACACCTTACTATATCGTTACACAGGGCAATCAGATATCACTTTGGGAACACCGGTAGCAGGAAGGGACCATACTGATTTAGAGAATCAAATAGGTTTATATCTAAACACGGTGGCATTACGCGCACAATTTAGCGGAGAAGATAATTTTAGAGAATTATTAGCTCATATAAAACAAATAAGTGTAGCAGGATTCAGTCATCAAACATTTCCATTTGATTTGTTGGTAGAGCAATTGCATAGCGATGTTTCTAAAAACCGTTCGCCAATATTTGATGTCGTTGTCATTCTGCAAAATATTGATTTACAATTGATGGAATCTTTAGAAATGGAAGGTTTAGAAGTATCATCTGCCAATGAAGAATCAAAAATCAGTAAAGGCGATTTACGTTTTCAGTTTATCGATAGAGAAGATTATTTAGAAGGAAACATCGAATACAGTACCGACTTATACGATAGTGATCGCATTAAGCGTATGGTGGCAGATATCAATAATTTGGCAATTGATATTATTGAAAAACAATCTGTTGCTATTAGGAAATTAAATTTCTTATCAGAAATACAAACGAAAAAAATTGCGGCAAAACGCGCAAGTTTCGCAGATGATTTATTAGAAGATTATTAA